From one Streptomyces sp. R41 genomic stretch:
- a CDS encoding DUF5667 domain-containing protein, whose amino-acid sequence MIANVSAHRRANAFAQALEEQSDQGTAAEQPDGSAPSQAASEQTEQGLLLALATGLGELPKPELDPEVKVVQRAQLVAAMEAMLLEGTAAGGEGPGTSVPEQRSHRAKGAHRASGLGKLRPRSRLSKGLAAGGLTIGVAAGAFGGVAAASSDALPGDSLYGLKRGMEDIKLGLAHGDDDRGELYLDQASTRLSEARRLMERGRSGQLDHESLGEIRRALSGMQHDASEGHRLLHEAYERDGSLGPIQALSAFSQSHREAWGALRDRLPVQLGDVSDQVSSVFAAIDEEVGPLRSLLPQSPSTEGTGRHRGKSEESAGSSGTDGSAPSATSSSSTGSHSSGKPKPSSSGSSGDGLLGGSTGGLLDPPKDDTSSSPSSSKSTPAGEPDVTLPPLLPGLLPGLGIDSQDSK is encoded by the coding sequence GTGATCGCGAACGTATCGGCACACCGGCGGGCGAACGCCTTCGCCCAGGCCCTGGAGGAGCAGTCCGACCAGGGCACGGCGGCCGAGCAGCCCGATGGATCGGCACCGTCCCAGGCTGCGTCGGAACAGACCGAGCAGGGCCTGCTGTTGGCCCTCGCCACCGGTCTCGGCGAGCTGCCCAAACCGGAGCTGGACCCCGAGGTCAAGGTCGTGCAGCGAGCGCAGCTCGTCGCCGCGATGGAGGCCATGCTGCTGGAAGGCACCGCCGCCGGAGGCGAGGGTCCGGGCACTTCGGTGCCGGAGCAGCGGTCCCATCGGGCCAAGGGCGCGCACCGGGCGAGCGGGCTGGGGAAATTGCGACCACGGTCCCGGCTGTCGAAGGGCCTCGCCGCAGGCGGGCTCACCATCGGTGTGGCCGCGGGAGCCTTCGGCGGCGTGGCCGCTGCCAGCTCCGACGCCCTGCCCGGTGACTCGCTCTACGGGCTCAAGCGAGGCATGGAGGACATCAAACTGGGCCTGGCCCACGGCGACGACGACCGGGGCGAGCTCTACCTCGACCAGGCCTCGACCCGGCTGAGCGAGGCGCGCCGGCTGATGGAGCGCGGCCGCTCGGGGCAGCTCGACCACGAGTCCCTGGGCGAGATCCGCCGCGCCCTGTCGGGCATGCAGCACGACGCCTCGGAAGGCCACCGCCTGCTCCACGAAGCGTACGAGCGGGACGGCTCGCTGGGCCCCATCCAGGCCCTGTCCGCCTTCTCCCAGTCGCATCGCGAGGCCTGGGGCGCGCTGCGCGACCGGCTACCCGTGCAGCTCGGCGACGTCAGTGACCAGGTGTCGTCGGTCTTCGCCGCCATAGACGAAGAGGTCGGCCCGCTGCGCTCGTTGCTCCCGCAGTCACCGTCCACGGAGGGCACCGGCCGCCATCGGGGCAAGAGCGAGGAGTCCGCCGGCTCGTCCGGTACGGACGGTTCGGCGCCGAGCGCCACCAGCAGCTCCTCCACCGGCAGCCACAGCAGCGGCAAGCCCAAGCCCTCCAGCTCGGGCAGCAGCGGCGACGGCCTGCTCGGCGGCAGCACGGGCGGCCTCCTGGACCCGCCCAAGGACGACACCAGCTCGTCCCCGTCCAGCAGCAAGAGCACGCCGGCCGGTGAACCGGACGTCACGCTGCCGCCCCTGCTGCCCGGCCTCCTGCCGGGGCTGGGCATCGACAGCCAGGACAGCAAGTAG
- a CDS encoding lysophospholipid acyltransferase family protein: MADAKVIPFDDDRSRGGAVQRPPRRRSAGSRRKGDPVVVREVQPLPGRALQQDDVPVTREEQPPQKPQEGPGGGLERRIAGGLAFLRRRLTGDYEIDDFGYDAELTDQVLMSLIRPLYEKYFRVEVKGIENIPSEGGALIVANHSGTLPLDGLMMQVAVHDNHPADRHLRLLAADLVFMLPVVNELARKAGHTLACAEDAERLLERGELVGVMPEGFKGIGKPFSERYKLQRFGRGGFVSTALRQGTPIIPCSIVGAEEIYPMIGNAKTLARLLGFPYFPITPTFPWLGPLGAVPLPTKWTIQFGEPIPTDGYPPEAAEDPMLMFNLTDQVREQIQHTLYKLLVQRRSVFF, from the coding sequence ATGGCGGACGCCAAGGTCATTCCGTTCGACGACGACCGGTCGCGCGGGGGTGCTGTGCAGCGCCCGCCGCGGCGGCGGAGTGCGGGAAGCCGGCGCAAGGGCGATCCCGTGGTGGTACGTGAGGTACAGCCCCTGCCCGGGCGGGCCCTCCAGCAGGATGATGTTCCCGTGACCCGTGAGGAACAGCCGCCCCAGAAGCCGCAGGAGGGCCCCGGCGGCGGCCTGGAGCGGCGTATCGCCGGCGGCCTGGCCTTCCTGCGCCGACGCCTGACGGGCGACTACGAGATCGACGACTTCGGCTACGACGCCGAGCTCACCGACCAGGTCCTGATGTCCCTGATCCGGCCGCTGTACGAGAAGTACTTCCGCGTCGAGGTGAAGGGCATCGAGAACATCCCGTCCGAGGGCGGGGCGCTGATCGTCGCCAACCACTCCGGGACGCTGCCGCTGGACGGCCTGATGATGCAGGTCGCCGTCCACGACAACCACCCCGCGGACCGCCATCTGCGCCTTCTGGCGGCCGACCTGGTCTTCATGCTGCCGGTCGTCAACGAGCTGGCCCGCAAGGCCGGTCACACCCTCGCCTGCGCGGAGGACGCCGAACGGCTCCTGGAGCGCGGCGAACTGGTCGGTGTGATGCCGGAGGGCTTCAAGGGCATCGGCAAGCCGTTCAGCGAGCGCTACAAGCTCCAGCGCTTCGGCCGCGGCGGCTTCGTCTCCACCGCGCTGCGCCAGGGCACCCCGATCATCCCGTGCTCGATCGTCGGCGCGGAGGAGATCTACCCGATGATCGGCAACGCGAAGACCCTCGCGCGCCTCCTCGGCTTCCCGTACTTCCCGATCACCCCGACCTTCCCGTGGCTCGGCCCGCTCGGCGCCGTCCCGCTCCCGACGAAGTGGACGATCCAGTTCGGCGAGCCGATCCCCACGGACGGCTATCCGCCGGAGGCGGCCGAGGACCCGATGCTGATGTTCAACCTGACGGACCAGGTCAGGGAGCAGATCCAGCACACGCTGTACAAGCTGCTGGTGCAGCGGCGGTCGGTGTTCTTCTGA
- a CDS encoding NAD-dependent epimerase/dehydratase family protein, whose translation MGKVVLVTGVARQLGGRFVRRIQRDPQVDRVIAVDAVPPEHHLGGADFVQADIRQPTIARVLAEHSVDTVVHMDVTGTALGSGSRTTVKETNVIGTMQLLGACQKSPTVKRLVVKSSTNVYGSAPRDPAVFTETTPPKSLPSGGFAKDTVEVEGYVRGFARRRPDVAVCVLRFANILGPSADSPLASYFSLPVLPTVFGYDPRLQFVHEDDVIEVLRIASHEPERGTLNSGTFNIAGDGVLLLSQCARRLGRPTVPLLLPALSWAGTAVRTLGVTDFSPEQLRLLTHGRVVSTNQMRETLGYKPKYTTAETFADFARSRGPGLLPPEALAGAVDRIAALPYLGGGHPPTQSAN comes from the coding sequence TTGGGGAAGGTCGTGCTCGTGACCGGAGTGGCCCGACAGCTGGGGGGCCGGTTCGTGCGACGGATCCAGCGTGACCCGCAGGTGGACCGGGTGATCGCCGTGGACGCGGTGCCACCCGAGCACCATCTGGGCGGTGCCGACTTCGTCCAGGCCGATATCCGGCAGCCCACCATCGCGCGGGTGCTCGCCGAGCACTCCGTCGACACGGTCGTTCACATGGACGTGACGGGCACGGCGCTGGGCAGCGGCAGCCGGACCACGGTCAAGGAGACCAACGTCATCGGCACCATGCAGCTGCTGGGTGCCTGCCAGAAGTCCCCGACGGTCAAGCGGCTCGTCGTGAAGTCCAGTACGAACGTGTACGGCTCCGCGCCCCGCGACCCCGCCGTCTTCACCGAGACCACTCCGCCCAAGTCGCTGCCCAGCGGCGGCTTCGCGAAGGACACGGTGGAGGTCGAGGGGTACGTACGCGGCTTCGCGCGGCGCAGGCCCGACGTCGCCGTGTGCGTGCTGCGGTTCGCCAACATCCTGGGGCCGAGCGCCGACTCGCCGCTCGCCTCGTACTTCTCGCTGCCGGTGCTGCCGACCGTGTTCGGCTACGACCCGCGGCTGCAGTTCGTGCACGAGGACGACGTCATCGAGGTGCTGCGGATCGCCTCGCACGAACCGGAGCGCGGGACGCTCAACAGCGGCACGTTCAACATCGCCGGAGACGGCGTCCTGCTGCTCTCCCAGTGCGCGCGGCGCCTGGGCCGTCCCACCGTGCCGCTGCTGCTGCCCGCGCTGAGCTGGGCGGGCACGGCGGTGCGTACGCTGGGCGTGACGGACTTCTCGCCGGAGCAGCTGCGGCTGCTGACGCACGGTCGGGTCGTGTCCACGAACCAGATGCGCGAGACGCTGGGATACAAGCCGAAGTACACGACGGCGGAGACCTTCGCGGACTTCGCCCGCAGCCGGGGGCCCGGACTGCTGCCCCCCGAGGCCCTTGCGGGGGCCGTCGACCGGATCGCCGCGCTGCCCTACCTGGGCGGCGGCCACCCCCCGACGCAGAGCGCCAACTGA